The following coding sequences are from one Streptococcus sp. NPS 308 window:
- a CDS encoding YSIRK-type signal peptide-containing protein has product MKSKQQDFRTEKYIRYGIRKYSFGAASVAIAAGLMMFLGNGAVSAAEVQGADATVATTTPVAIKESEPTITAEKSEAKASEKVVETKKVDKTALTKKVVELEAKIASAKKADATAIATANEVLTAAKAVLANETAKQADIDAEHAKIEALITVVVESDEAGKQVEETPATIAVKPVATTATEKAVEESKKVLEQVTSEAEVTNVLADEAIRKHKLEDDYKEAIEAAVVHNKEVIAEAKKVLATDSVTAKQGNEQLSRLNESILAVYNELKKAGIGKDGNFGVALAAQDFYAEEGSNTTHASETNAANHTGKDTYTIPVQEIKLITGTDATGLEIEVYSNQRVGNDTNAGNGMHTEQGGKTGHNNKGRVDYPLTPDAAKKLAEEAPLWRNKLRADGSRISNAATSIYSANGGYEYLATEIYGYGYEHGVDRVYIKGLKDRIAVSENAKQAGWSLTSVTPTNLVPGLTYDSETDTIQGKVIADIENGVYDLRFNITATNTDGRTVTFQIQNLRAGWVGWQDSTPPKIKSDSERYDRKVGDDANVNIQFYDESGASATPANSRGTYNYTTVEGKVVRVPQRFSRAVTGVSGYNTIGEQLDDSKVLIPGTSYSVANSTSDEQAADQTNMGRGIISGKLTEAGIYTVSVFAKDYDKLANNNVWNQSGQEAHATVTLVVKPKVEVQNVETYSTVVPVKISKGASSAKVTMPDGTVTNLKAVNGKWLVDSGSTNTAVSENQELGTVDSDTVFNIPVTSEATAKVGVDNIKVEASAENVKGTFLREQVELNGTDGQKHTATFNKATGHWELPSDYAESKTLNGDGTTRWTKRQVYTEAQQDGGMKFYIYEYIRQLDSTGKVTSVETPTRPETIYVSRNTNQVGDGMSVTVTYDKHSNTWASSDGTEVTAAKLGNDSWEVHTKSGFGGIIRGTIATNTDVATVVNTKPTATSQDYTSTKGTAVDLRNEAKAAVSISDSEDTKYGKTTYITRITVTSPSGVQKVFDTKQDANNYNIASGYSLNEVGVYTVKIDVIDSNGNYTTEATIGGTESGVDHGVDSSTATTTYHITVTDTIEGHNVTSTDIQGATQKETPTFTSVGDGSPVKPSASSPAKLVDPKTSGFVDTLTIDGQGTYSINNETGEVTFVPLKTFTGTATPVTVSLTAKLGKDANDTDITATATATYTPTVIPVKPTSTDDESEGPKGQKQHGTPTFTGGKVTVNGVEKTVEIDENVKPTFDDGTTKKVVPGEGTYTIDENGVVTFTPEKDFVGKASGVTVKRVDKNGTEITAKYTPTVRPITSFVDTKGNTLIPSEDGEQPKKDIPGYRFVETKKLPNGDTEHVYEKVKTSHKDKEGNEIPGYPSEDGEQPKKDIPGYRFVETKKLPNGDTEHVYEKVKTSHKDKEGNEIPGYPTEDGEQPKKDIPGYRFVETKKLPNGDTEHVYEKVKTSHKDKEGNEIPGYPTEDGEQPKKEIPGYRFVETKKLPNGDTEHVYEKVKTSHKDKEGNEIPGYPSEDGEQPKKDIPGYRFVETKKLPNGDTEHVYEKVKTSHKDKEGNEIPGYPSEDGEQPKKDIPGYRFVETKKLPNGDTEHVYEKVKTSHKDKEGNEIPGYPSEDGEQPKKDIPGYRFVETKKLPNGDTEHVYEKVKTSHKDKEGNEIPGYPSEDGEQPKKDIPGYRFVETKKLPNGDTEHVYEKVKTSHKDKEGNEIPGYPSEDGEQPKKDIPGYRFVETKKLPNGDTEHVYEKVKTSHKDKEGNEIPGYPTEDGEQPKKDIPGYRFVETKKLPNGDTEHVYEKVKTSHKDKEGNEIPGYPTEDGEQPKKDIPGYRFVETKKLPNGDTEHVYEKVKTSHKDKEGNEIPGYPSEDGEQPKKDIPGYRFVETKKLPNGDTEHVYEKIKTSHKDKEGNEIPGYPSEDGEQPKKDIPGYRFVETKKLPNGDTEHVYEKVKTSHKDKEGNEIPGYPSEDGEQPKKDIPGYRFVETKKLPNGDTEHVYEKVKTSHKDKEGNEIPGYPSEDGEQPKKDIPGYRFVETKKLPNGDTEHVYEKVKTSHKDKEGNEIPGYPTEDGEQPKKDIPGYRFVETKKLPNGDTEHIYEKVVTAPQQKPTEQSPTTKATKELPNTGTEDHVALAALGVLGLMSGFGLVSRKKKED; this is encoded by the coding sequence ATGAAGAGTAAGCAACAGGATTTTAGAACGGAGAAGTACATTCGTTATGGCATTCGGAAGTACAGCTTTGGGGCAGCGTCGGTGGCAATTGCGGCCGGTTTGATGATGTTCCTAGGTAATGGTGCGGTATCGGCAGCGGAAGTACAAGGTGCAGATGCAACAGTGGCAACGACAACACCAGTAGCAATAAAGGAGTCGGAGCCGACTATAACGGCGGAGAAATCTGAAGCTAAGGCGTCAGAAAAAGTAGTAGAGACTAAAAAAGTTGATAAGACTGCTCTGACTAAAAAAGTAGTTGAGTTAGAAGCGAAGATTGCATCTGCAAAGAAAGCTGATGCAACAGCGATAGCTACTGCAAATGAAGTATTGACTGCGGCAAAGGCAGTTCTTGCAAACGAAACTGCAAAACAGGCTGATATCGATGCAGAGCATGCTAAAATTGAAGCTTTGATTACAGTTGTAGTTGAGTCAGACGAAGCTGGGAAACAAGTTGAGGAAACACCAGCAACTATAGCAGTCAAACCAGTGGCGACCACTGCTACAGAAAAAGCTGTAGAAGAATCTAAAAAGGTTTTGGAACAGGTCACGTCAGAAGCGGAAGTGACAAATGTTCTTGCAGATGAAGCGATTCGTAAACATAAACTTGAAGACGACTACAAAGAGGCTATCGAAGCAGCGGTAGTACACAATAAGGAAGTTATTGCGGAAGCTAAAAAAGTGTTAGCTACGGATAGCGTTACAGCTAAACAAGGCAATGAACAATTGTCACGTTTGAACGAGTCAATTCTTGCAGTATATAATGAGCTAAAAAAAGCAGGAATCGGAAAAGATGGAAACTTTGGAGTCGCTTTGGCTGCTCAAGATTTCTATGCCGAAGAGGGTTCTAATACAACTCATGCATCGGAAACAAACGCTGCAAATCATACTGGTAAAGATACCTATACAATTCCAGTACAAGAAATTAAATTAATTACGGGTACTGATGCTACAGGTCTAGAGATTGAAGTCTATTCTAATCAGCGGGTTGGTAATGATACAAATGCTGGAAATGGGATGCATACAGAACAAGGTGGAAAAACTGGTCATAACAACAAAGGACGTGTAGACTATCCATTAACCCCTGATGCTGCTAAAAAGTTAGCTGAAGAAGCACCACTTTGGAGAAATAAACTCCGTGCGGATGGGTCAAGAATTTCAAACGCTGCGACGTCAATATACTCTGCTAACGGTGGTTATGAATACCTAGCTACAGAAATTTATGGCTATGGGTATGAACACGGAGTTGACAGAGTTTATATTAAAGGTTTGAAAGATCGTATCGCTGTTTCTGAAAATGCTAAGCAAGCTGGTTGGAGTCTTACCTCTGTAACCCCAACTAACCTTGTGCCGGGATTGACATACGATTCAGAAACAGACACAATTCAAGGAAAAGTTATAGCGGATATTGAAAATGGAGTTTATGATTTACGATTTAATATTACTGCGACCAATACAGATGGTCGAACAGTAACTTTCCAAATTCAGAATCTTCGTGCTGGTTGGGTCGGGTGGCAAGATAGCACACCTCCTAAAATAAAGTCAGACTCTGAGCGTTATGATCGTAAAGTAGGTGATGATGCTAATGTAAACATTCAATTCTATGACGAATCAGGTGCTAGTGCAACACCAGCAAATAGTCGAGGAACTTATAACTACACGACGGTTGAAGGAAAAGTTGTAAGAGTGCCTCAAAGATTTTCTAGAGCAGTGACAGGAGTTTCAGGATATAACACCATTGGTGAACAATTAGATGATTCTAAAGTCCTAATTCCAGGTACTAGCTATAGTGTTGCAAACAGTACTTCTGATGAGCAAGCTGCTGATCAAACGAATATGGGGAGAGGAATCATTTCTGGAAAATTAACTGAAGCAGGAATTTACACAGTCTCCGTATTTGCAAAAGATTATGATAAATTGGCTAATAATAATGTCTGGAACCAATCTGGACAAGAAGCACATGCTACTGTAACATTAGTCGTGAAACCAAAGGTTGAGGTTCAAAACGTTGAAACTTACTCAACAGTTGTACCAGTTAAAATTTCTAAAGGTGCATCAAGTGCTAAGGTAACAATGCCTGATGGTACTGTAACCAATCTAAAAGCAGTTAATGGCAAATGGCTCGTAGACAGTGGTTCAACCAACACAGCTGTTTCTGAAAATCAAGAATTAGGTACTGTTGATTCCGATACAGTCTTTAATATTCCTGTGACATCAGAGGCAACTGCCAAAGTTGGTGTTGATAATATCAAAGTAGAAGCATCTGCTGAAAATGTTAAGGGAACTTTCTTACGTGAACAAGTTGAGTTAAATGGAACGGATGGGCAAAAACATACTGCTACTTTTAATAAGGCTACCGGACACTGGGAGTTACCTAGCGACTATGCTGAAAGTAAAACACTGAATGGTGATGGTACGACAAGATGGACTAAACGTCAAGTGTACACAGAAGCTCAGCAAGACGGTGGTATGAAATTTTATATCTATGAGTACATTCGACAGCTTGATAGCACTGGGAAAGTGACAAGTGTAGAAACGCCAACTCGTCCAGAAACGATTTATGTTTCTAGGAATACTAATCAGGTAGGAGATGGAATGTCAGTAACTGTCACTTACGATAAACATTCAAATACCTGGGCGTCATCTGATGGAACTGAAGTGACTGCTGCTAAGCTTGGAAATGACTCTTGGGAAGTTCATACTAAGTCAGGATTTGGTGGTATTATTAGAGGAACGATTGCAACAAATACTGATGTGGCAACTGTAGTAAATACAAAACCAACAGCAACTTCACAAGATTATACTTCAACAAAAGGTACTGCGGTTGACCTTCGTAATGAAGCAAAAGCTGCAGTAAGCATCTCAGACTCTGAGGATACTAAATATGGTAAAACAACCTATATCACTCGAATCACAGTAACATCGCCTTCAGGAGTTCAAAAAGTATTTGATACTAAACAAGATGCAAACAACTACAATATTGCTAGTGGATATAGCTTAAATGAAGTAGGGGTATATACTGTTAAGATTGATGTTATTGATAGTAATGGAAATTACACTACTGAAGCAACAATCGGTGGAACTGAGTCGGGAGTTGATCATGGGGTTGATTCATCAACTGCTACAACAACCTACCATATTACAGTAACTGATACGATTGAAGGACATAATGTGACTTCGACTGATATTCAAGGTGCTACTCAAAAAGAAACTCCAACCTTTACATCTGTTGGAGATGGATCACCAGTAAAACCAAGTGCTTCTTCTCCTGCTAAGTTAGTAGATCCAAAAACAAGTGGATTTGTTGATACTCTAACAATTGATGGTCAGGGTACCTACTCAATTAATAATGAAACAGGCGAAGTAACCTTTGTTCCATTGAAGACATTTACCGGTACAGCTACACCTGTCACAGTTTCACTTACTGCAAAATTAGGAAAAGATGCTAATGATACTGATATTACAGCAACTGCTACAGCAACGTATACTCCAACTGTAATACCTGTTAAACCAACTTCTACAGATGATGAATCCGAAGGTCCAAAAGGGCAAAAACAACACGGTACACCAACTTTTACTGGTGGTAAAGTTACAGTAAATGGTGTGGAGAAGACTGTTGAAATTGATGAAAATGTTAAACCAACATTTGATGATGGGACAACTAAGAAAGTTGTTCCGGGAGAAGGAACTTATACCATTGATGAAAATGGTGTGGTAACTTTCACACCAGAAAAAGACTTTGTTGGGAAGGCTTCAGGAGTTACAGTCAAACGAGTTGATAAGAACGGAACAGAAATAACTGCAAAATACACTCCGACTGTCCGTCCAATTACTTCATTTGTAGATACTAAGGGGAATACATTAATTCCAAGCGAAGATGGTGAACAACCTAAGAAGGATATTCCAGGCTACCGCTTCGTAGAGACTAAGAAACTTCCAAACGGTGACACAGAACACGTTTATGAGAAGGTTAAGACTAGTCATAAGGATAAGGAAGGCAATGAAATTCCAGGTTATCCAAGCGAAGACGGTGAACAACCGAAGAAAGATATTCCAGGTTACCGCTTCGTAGAGACTAAGAAACTTCCAAACGGTGATACAGAACACGTTTATGAGAAGGTTAAGACTAGTCATAAGGATAAGGAAGGGAATGAAATTCCAGGTTATCCAACAGAAGACGGTGAACAACCGAAGAAAGATATTCCAGGTTACCGCTTCGTAGAGACTAAGAAACTTCCAAACGGTGATACAGAACACGTTTATGAGAAGGTTAAGACTAGTCATAAGGATAAGGAAGGGAATGAAATTCCAGGTTATCCAACAGAAGACGGTGAACAACCTAAGAAGGAAATTCCAGGTTACCGCTTCGTAGAGACCAAGAAACTTCCAAACGGCGACACAGAACACGTTTATGAGAAGGTTAAGACTAGTCATAAGGATAAGGAAGGGAATGAAATTCCAGGTTATCCAAGCGAAGACGGTGAACAACCTAAGAAGGATATTCCAGGCTACCGCTTCGTAGAGACTAAGAAACTTCCAAACGGCGACACAGAACACGTTTATGAGAAGGTTAAGACCAGTCACAAGGATAAGGAAGGGAATGAAATTCCAGGTTATCCAAGCGAAGACGGCGAACAACCTAAGAAAGATATTCCAGGTTACCGCTTCGTAGAGACCAAGAAACTTCCAAACGGCGACACAGAACACGTTTATGAGAAGGTTAAGACTAGTCATAAGGATAAGGAAGGGAATGAAATTCCAGGTTATCCAAGCGAAGACGGTGAACAACCTAAGAAGGATATTCCAGGCTACCGCTTCGTAGAGACTAAGAAACTTCCAAACGGCGACACAGAACACGTTTATGAGAAGGTTAAGACCAGTCACAAGGATAAGGAAGGGAATGAAATTCCAGGATATCCAAGCGAAGATGGTGAACAACCTAAGAAAGATATCCCAGGCTACCGCTTCGTAGAGACTAAGAAACTTCCAAACGGCGACACAGAACATGTCTACGAAAAAGTGAAGACTAGTCATAAGGATAAGGAAGGGAATGAAATTCCAGGTTATCCAAGCGAAGACGGTGAACAACCTAAGAAGGATATTCCAGGCTACCGCTTCGTAGAGACTAAGAAACTTCCAAACGGCGACACAGAACACGTTTATGAGAAGGTTAAGACAAGCCATAAGGATAAGGAAGGGAATGAAATTCCAGGTTATCCAACAGAAGACGGTGAACAACCTAAGAAAGATATTCCAGGCTACCGCTTCGTAGAGACTAAGAAACTTCCAAACGGCGACACAGAGCACGTTTATGAGAAGGTTAAGACCAGTCATAAGGATAAGGAAGGCAATGAAATTCCAGGTTATCCAACAGAAGACGGTGAACAACCTAAGAAGGATATCCCAGGCTACCGCTTCGTAGAGACTAAGAAACTTCCAAACGGCGACACAGAACATGTCTACGAAAAAGTGAAGACTAGTCATAAGGATAAGGAAGGCAATGAAATTCCAGGTTATCCAAGCGAAGACGGTGAACAACCTAAGAAAGATATTCCAGGTTACCGCTTCGTAGAGACTAAGAAACTTCCAAACGGCGACACAGAGCACGTTTATGAGAAGATTAAGACTAGTCATAAGGATAAGGAAGGCAATGAAATTCCAGGTTATCCAAGCGAAGATGGTGAACAACCTAAGAAAGATATCCCAGGCTACCGCTTCGTAGAGACTAAGAAACTTCCAAACGGTGACACAGAACACGTTTATGAGAAGGTTAAGACCAGTCACAAGGATAAGGAAGGCAATGAAATTCCAGGTTATCCAAGCGAAGATGGTGAACAACCTAAGAAAGATATCCCAGGCTACCGCTTCGTAGAGACTAAGAAACTTCCAAACGGCGACACAGAACATGTCTACGAAAAAGTGAAGACTAGTCATAAGGATAAGGAAGGGAATGAAATTCCAGGTTATCCAAGCGAAGACGGTGAACAACCTAAGAAGGATATCCCAGGCTACCGCTTCGTAGAGACTAAGAAGCTTCCAAACGGTGACACAGAACACGTTTATGAGAAGGTTAAGACCAGTCATAAGGATAAGGAAGGTAATGAAATTCCAGGTTATCCAACCGAAGACGGTGAACAACCTAAGAAAGATATCCCAGGCTACCGCTTCGTAGAGACTAAGAAACTTCCAAACGGCGACACAGAGCACATTTATGAGAAGGTTGTTACTGCCCCTCAACAAAAACCGACTGAGCAATCTCCAACGACTAAAGCAACCAAAGAATTACCTAATACTGGTACGGAAGATCATGTAGCTTTGGCAGCTCTAGGAGTACTTGGTTTGATGAGCGGATTTGGACTTGTGTCTCGTAAGAAAAAAGAAGACTAA
- a CDS encoding MBL fold metallo-hydrolase, which translates to MKIHKTVNPVAYENTYYLEGDQHLIVVDPGSHWEAIRKTIEKINKPVCAILLTHTHYDHIMSLDLVREAFGNPPVYVAESEASWLYTPVDNLSGLPRHDDMADVVAKPAEHTFVFHEEYQIEEFRFTVLPTPGHSIGGVSLVFPDAHLVLTGDVLFRETIGRTDLPTGSMEQLLHSIQTQLFTLPNYDVYPGHGPATTIAHEKTFNPFF; encoded by the coding sequence ATGAAAATCCATAAAACCGTGAATCCCGTTGCTTATGAAAACACTTATTATCTGGAAGGAGACCAACACCTGATTGTGGTTGACCCAGGTAGCCATTGGGAAGCCATTCGCAAGACTATTGAGAAAATCAACAAACCAGTCTGCGCGATTCTCCTGACCCACACCCACTACGACCATATTATGAGTCTGGACTTAGTTCGTGAAGCTTTTGGAAATCCCCCCGTTTATGTAGCAGAAAGTGAAGCCAGCTGGCTCTATACTCCTGTTGACAATCTCTCTGGCCTACCTCGTCATGATGATATGGCAGATGTGGTCGCAAAACCAGCAGAGCACACCTTTGTCTTTCATGAGGAATACCAGATCGAAGAGTTTCGTTTTACGGTATTACCAACACCTGGCCATTCTATCGGAGGTGTTTCTCTGGTTTTTCCTGATGCCCATCTAGTCTTAACCGGAGATGTTCTATTCCGCGAAACCATCGGACGGACAGACCTTCCTACAGGTAGCATGGAACAACTCCTTCATAGCATTCAGACGCAACTCTTCACCCTCCCTAACTACGATGTCTACCCTGGGCATGGTCCAGCTACGACTATCGCTCACGAAAAGACCTTTAATCCCTTTTTCTAA
- a CDS encoding M13 family metallopeptidase, which yields MTRYQDDFYDAINGEWEKTAVIPADKSRTGGFIDLDEEIEELMLATTDKWLEGEDVPEDAILANFVKYHRMVRDFDKREAEGFKPVLPLLKEYQDLESFADFTSKQAEFELAGKPNFLPFGVSPDFMDARTNVLWASAPGTILPDTTYYAEDHPQREELLTLWKESTTNLLKAYDFSDEEITDLLEKRLELDRRIAAVVLSNEESSEYAKLYHPYAYEDFKKFAPALPLDDFFQAVIGQTPDKVIVDEERFWQAAEQFYSEEAWPLLKATLILGVVNLSTGYLTDEIRVLSGAYGRALSGVPEAQDKVKAAYHLAQGPFKQALGLWYAHEKFSPEAKADVEKKVATMIDVYKERLAKNDWLTPETRDKAIVKLNVIKPYIGYPEELPERYKDKVVDETASLFENALAFARVEIKHSWSKWNQPVDYKEWGMPAHMVNAYYNPQKNLIVFPAAILQAPFYDLHQSSSANYGGIGAVIAHEISHAFDTNGASFDENGSLKDWWTESDYAAFKEKTQKVIDQFDGQESYGARINGKLTVSENVADLGGIAAALEAAKREPDFSAEEFFHNFARIWRMKGRPELMKLMASVDVHAPAKLRVNVQVPNFDDFFTTYDVKEGDGMWRSPEDRVIIW from the coding sequence ATGACACGTTATCAAGACGATTTTTATGATGCAATCAATGGCGAATGGGAAAAGACAGCTGTCATTCCAGCTGATAAATCTCGAACAGGTGGCTTTATTGACCTTGATGAGGAAATTGAAGAGTTGATGTTGGCGACTACGGACAAGTGGTTGGAAGGCGAAGATGTTCCAGAGGATGCAATCCTCGCAAACTTTGTTAAGTACCATCGTATGGTACGTGATTTTGACAAGAGAGAAGCAGAAGGGTTCAAGCCTGTCCTTCCTCTGCTCAAGGAATACCAAGATTTGGAGAGCTTTGCAGATTTCACCAGTAAACAAGCAGAGTTCGAACTAGCTGGTAAACCAAACTTCCTTCCTTTTGGTGTATCGCCAGACTTTATGGATGCCAGAACTAATGTTCTCTGGGCCAGTGCACCAGGGACGATTTTGCCAGATACAACCTACTATGCTGAAGACCATCCTCAACGTGAGGAACTCTTGACGCTTTGGAAGGAAAGTACTACGAATCTACTCAAAGCCTATGATTTTTCAGATGAGGAAATCACAGACTTACTAGAGAAACGATTGGAATTGGACCGTCGCATTGCGGCTGTGGTGCTTTCTAACGAAGAAAGTTCAGAATATGCCAAACTCTATCATCCATATGCTTATGAAGATTTCAAGAAATTCGCACCTGCCCTCCCTTTGGATGACTTCTTCCAAGCAGTGATTGGACAGACTCCAGACAAGGTTATCGTAGATGAGGAACGTTTCTGGCAAGCAGCAGAGCAATTCTATAGTGAAGAAGCGTGGCCTCTACTTAAAGCAACCTTGATTTTGGGCGTAGTCAATCTTTCAACCGGCTATCTCACAGACGAGATTCGTGTTTTGTCAGGTGCCTATGGACGTGCCCTTTCAGGTGTGCCAGAAGCTCAGGACAAGGTCAAGGCAGCTTATCACTTGGCCCAAGGTCCTTTCAAGCAAGCTCTGGGTCTCTGGTATGCGCATGAAAAATTCTCTCCTGAAGCTAAGGCAGACGTAGAGAAAAAAGTGGCGACGATGATCGATGTTTATAAGGAACGTTTGGCTAAGAATGACTGGCTCACTCCTGAAACGCGTGATAAGGCCATTGTCAAACTCAATGTCATCAAGCCTTATATTGGTTATCCAGAGGAATTGCCAGAACGCTACAAGGACAAGGTAGTGGATGAAACTGCCAGCCTCTTTGAGAATGCTCTTGCCTTCGCGCGTGTGGAAATCAAGCACAGCTGGAGCAAGTGGAACCAACCGGTTGACTACAAGGAGTGGGGTATGCCTGCTCACATGGTTAATGCCTACTACAATCCTCAGAAGAACTTGATTGTTTTCCCAGCGGCTATTTTACAGGCTCCATTCTATGACTTGCATCAGTCGTCTTCAGCCAACTACGGTGGGATTGGTGCAGTTATTGCCCATGAGATCTCTCATGCCTTTGATACAAATGGTGCTTCCTTTGATGAAAATGGTAGTCTCAAAGACTGGTGGACAGAAAGCGACTATGCAGCCTTTAAAGAAAAAACGCAGAAGGTCATCGACCAGTTTGATGGTCAAGAATCCTACGGCGCAAGGATAAACGGCAAATTAACCGTATCCGAAAACGTTGCTGACCTTGGAGGAATTGCTGCAGCCCTTGAAGCTGCTAAGAGAGAACCAGACTTCTCAGCTGAAGAATTCTTCCACAACTTTGCTCGTATCTGGCGTATGAAAGGCCGTCCTGAGTTGATGAAACTCATGGCCAGTGTCGACGTGCACGCGCCTGCTAAACTCCGTGTCAACGTTCAAGTACCAAACTTCGATGACTTCTTTACAACATACGATGTCAAAGAAGGCGACGGCATGTGGCGTTCACCAGAGGACCGTGTGATTATTTGGTAA
- a CDS encoding metal ABC transporter ATP-binding protein, translating to MIRIENLSVSYKETLALKDISLVLQGPTITGIIGPNGAGKSTLLKSMLGIIPHEGQAFLDDKEVKKSLHRVAYVEQKIHIDYNFPIKVKECVSLGLYPSIPLFHTLKARHWKKVADALEIVGLSDYADRQISQLSGGQFQRVLIARCLVQEADYIFLDEPFAGIDSISEEIIMNTLRDLKKAGKTVLIVHHDLSKVPHYFDQVLLLNRELIDLGPTEETFTEANLKKAYGSKLFFNGGDL from the coding sequence ATGATACGTATCGAAAACCTCAGTGTCTCCTACAAAGAAACGTTGGCACTAAAGGATATTTCACTAGTGCTCCAAGGACCAACTATTACCGGAATTATTGGTCCAAACGGTGCTGGAAAATCAACTTTATTAAAAAGTATGTTGGGAATTATCCCACACGAAGGTCAGGCCTTTCTCGATGACAAAGAAGTCAAGAAATCTTTACATCGAGTTGCCTATGTCGAGCAAAAAATCCATATCGACTACAATTTCCCTATCAAGGTCAAGGAATGTGTCTCACTGGGACTCTATCCATCTATCCCGCTCTTCCACACTTTAAAGGCCCGCCACTGGAAAAAAGTGGCGGATGCACTTGAAATCGTTGGACTCTCAGACTATGCTGATCGCCAAATCAGTCAGCTCTCAGGAGGACAATTCCAACGTGTTTTGATTGCCCGCTGCTTAGTTCAGGAAGCTGACTACATCTTTTTAGATGAGCCTTTCGCTGGAATTGACTCGATCAGTGAAGAGATTATCATGAATACGCTGAGAGACCTTAAAAAAGCTGGTAAAACAGTTCTCATCGTCCATCATGACCTCAGCAAAGTCCCCCATTATTTCGACCAAGTTTTGCTTCTCAATCGAGAATTAATAGACCTTGGTCCAACTGAAGAAACCTTTACCGAAGCCAATCTTAAGAAGGCCTACGGTAGCAAACTCTTTTTCAATGGAGGTGACCTATGA
- a CDS encoding metal ABC transporter permease, with protein sequence MIAEFIDGLQHFHFLQNALITAIVIGVVAGAVGCFIILRGMSLMGDAISHAVLPGVALSFILGIDFFIGAIIFGLMASIIITYIKGNSIIKSDTAIGITFSSFLALGVILISVAKSSTDLFHILFGNILAVQDTDMWITIGVGALILLIIGIFFKQLLITSFDELLAKAMGMPVNFYHYLLMVLLTLVSVTAMQSVGTILIVAMLITPAATAYLYANSLKSMIFLSSTLGATASVLGLFIGYSFNLAAGSSIVLTSASFFLISFFISPKQRYLKLKNKKINK encoded by the coding sequence ATGATAGCAGAATTTATCGATGGATTGCAACATTTCCATTTCCTACAAAACGCCTTGATAACAGCTATCGTCATCGGGGTGGTTGCTGGAGCTGTGGGATGTTTTATCATCCTACGTGGGATGTCTCTCATGGGGGATGCCATCTCTCACGCAGTTTTGCCCGGCGTAGCCCTTTCCTTTATCCTGGGAATTGATTTCTTTATTGGAGCGATCATCTTTGGTTTGATGGCTTCCATCATCATTACCTACATCAAGGGAAACTCCATCATCAAGAGTGACACTGCCATTGGTATTACCTTTTCATCTTTCTTAGCCTTAGGTGTCATCTTGATTAGTGTTGCCAAGAGTTCGACAGACCTCTTCCATATCCTTTTTGGGAATATCCTCGCTGTCCAAGATACGGACATGTGGATCACCATTGGTGTGGGTGCATTGATTCTCTTGATTATCGGGATTTTCTTTAAACAACTATTGATTACATCCTTTGACGAACTCCTGGCTAAAGCCATGGGAATGCCCGTCAATTTCTACCACTATCTGCTCATGGTGCTCTTGACCCTTGTGTCAGTCACTGCCATGCAAAGTGTTGGAACTATTCTTATCGTGGCCATGTTGATCACCCCAGCTGCGACGGCTTACCTTTATGCGAATAGCCTAAAGAGCATGATTTTTCTTTCATCAACCCTAGGGGCAACCGCTTCTGTTTTGGGACTCTTTATCGGCTATAGCTTCAACCTCGCAGCAGGATCCAGCATCGTGCTCACATCCGCCAGCTTCTTCTTAATCAGTTTCTTTATCTCTCCAAAGCAACGATACTTGAAACTAAAAAATAAAAAAATCAATAAATAA